CTATTTGGTCTGCAGATTCGCGACAAACTGAAGGTGAATTACGCCCCCATCAATCCCAAAGAAAGCCGGGAAATTTTTATTCGACAAGGACTGGTCGAAGGACGTTATCGCGGTAAAGCGGCATTTTTTGTCCATAACCGTGCATTGATTGACGATATTGTAGGCTTGGAAGATAAAACGCGGCGCCGGGATATCCTCGCCTCTGATGAGGAGCTGTTCCGCTTTTATGATGAGCGACTACCCGAAACCGTTGTGTCTGCGCGGCATTTAGAAAGTTGGTTAAAACGCGATGCGCCTAAAAATGCGCTGTATCTAGGGCGTGGCGATGCCATGCGTATCGCTGACATCGATGCCGGTGAAGCTCAGTTTCCCGATGTGTTGCATTGGCAGGAAAATCAACTGCCACTGAGATACCATTTTGAACCTGGCCATCCCGCCGATGGCGTAACGGTGCTGTTACCCATGGCGCTATTGGATAAAGTCCCCGAGGGGCGTTTGCAATGGCTGGTGCCCGGCTTACTGCGAGAAAAGTCGATTGCCTTAGTTAAAGCGCTGCCCAAGGCCCAGCGCAAACAACTGGTGCCGGTGCCCGATTACGTTGACCGGGCCTTGGAAACGCTGTCGCCCTCTGACACGTCTTTACTCGAGGCGCTATCAATTGCGCTAAAACGCATTAGCGGTGTTGAAATTGATTTGCAGAGCTGGTCAGCACAATCGCTAGATGACTACTATCGAATGAATATCCGGGTATTGGATGATGCCGGCGAAACCCTGGCGGAAAGTCGAAATTTGAATTCGCTGCGAAGCAAACTCAGCCATCGGGTGCAGAGCAGTATCGCCAAAGAAACCGGCAAGGGTTTTGAGTCTAGAGAGGTTGATTGTTGGGATTTTGGTGCGTTGGCGGTAGAGCATCAATTTAAACAAAGCGGTGCGACTTTAACAGCTTACCCCTGCTTGCGACTGCGCAAACAGACGGTAGAACTGGCCTTGGCGGAGTCGCTCCAAGAGGCACAGCGGGAAAGCCTTGCAGGCGTGCAGCAATTATTGTTGCTTCGACTCGGCCAACAAACCAAGGGCTTGCGCAAACAGTTGTTTAGCAATAACGCCCAGCAATTGCAGTTTGCGGCCTGCCAGCAGGACCGGCGCCAATGGATAGACGATACCTTAATGGCGGCGGCCCGGGAGGCGTTTGGTTTGAGCACAGAGTGTCTTCCCCGCAATGAAGAGGCTTTTGAGTCAATCTGGCAGCGTGGTCGCAGTGAGTTTGTGCCAGTGGCGGAGCGCTATGATGTTTTGCTGGGCGAAATATTAGGGCTGTATAGCGATATTTGTCGGCGGATGAAATCCTTGAATAGCTTGGCGTGGATTCAGAGTATTAATGATATTCGCCAGCAACTGAGCAGCCTGTTTAGCAAGGGGTTTATTCGGGATTGCAGTTTACAAGAGCTGGCGCAGTTTCCGCGCTATCTTAAAGCGGTGCTGCAGCGTATGGACAAGCTCGACGGTAACTTTCAGCGAGACCGTCAATGCACATTGATTATTGAACCGATGCAGGAAAAAGTCGATCAGGTGTTGCTTAAAGACCCATTGGCAATGACCCTGGCGGATTTTGCCGAGTTTCGTTGGATGCTAGAAGAATTCAGGGTCTCGCTGTTTGCCCAACAGCTGGGTACCGCAATGCCGGTGTCTGAAAAACGCTTAAAGAATGCTTGGAAGGCGCTGGCACCACTTGTAACAAAAGCTTAGGCTGAGAGTCTGCAGTGAACGGCCGCTGAAACATCGTTCTGCTGATTTGCTGCGTAGAAGCTTGCGGAGCAAACAGGCTTAGTCGTGTATTCAGCCCCTTCATTCTCTAAACAGCAAAGTGGAATTAATGGTAAAAAGTGCGCCCAATATGATTTCTGGCAATACTGCGCTGGCGGGCCTTGGCCTGCGACGCGGACTGCTGGAAGACTTTAAAAATATCGAGCTTGGCGATATTGATTTCTTCGAGGTGGCGCCAGAAAACTGGTTGAATATGGGCGGGCGATTTGGCCGGGCGTTTCGTGAATGTGCCGAACGTTTTCCTGTTTACCTCCATGGTTTGTCCCTTAATATTGGCGGCTTTGCACCGCTGGATACCCAGTTGATCAATCAAATTCGGGGGTTTATGGATGAATTTGATTGCACGCTATATTCCGAGCATCTGACTTACTGTGCGGATGAAGGTCACCTCTATGACTTAATGCCTATTCCCTTTACTGAGGAGGCGGTTAAGCACGTTGCAGCTAGAGTGCGACAAACCCAGGATATATTGGGCCGCCGAATATTATTAGAGAATGCCTCTTATTATGCTGCACCGGGGCAGCAAATGTCCGAGAGCGAGTTTATTTGCGCCGTGGCCGCCGAGGCTGACTGTGACCTGCTGCTGGACGTGAATAACATTTACGTTAACAGCATTAACCATTGCTACGATCCCTATGCGTTTTTAGCCGCGTTGCCCGCGCAGCGCATTCGCTATATTCATATTGCCGGACATTATCACGAGGCCGAAGATTTGCGTATCGATACCCATGGTGCCGATGTGATTGACCCTGTGTGGTCTTTACTCGATGCTGCCTACGATAAAGCTGGGGCATTGCCGACCTTGTTAGAACGGGATTTTAATTTCCCCCCCATGGCTCGACTGCTCGAAGAAGTTGCGCAAATACGTCGTGCCCAAGCTCGGGTACAAGCCGTGCTGACTGAGCAAGGAGGCTGATATGCCATCCGAATTAGTGCAACTGCAGAAAAAACTTAGCGACTACGTTCGTAACCCTGAGGCAAATCCTGGCCCAGAAAATATTGAAGTCCGCCGTTTACAGATATACCAAGATTTGTTTTTCAATACAGTTGAAGGCTTTGTTTCTACGGCATTTCCGGTTACTCGAACCCTCTATGATGACGCCGCGTGGCGAGGGATTATTCGGGACTTCATGTGTTGCCATTATTGTAAAAGCCCTTTTTTTGTAAAGCTGGCTGAAGAGTTTATTGATTACCTCAGCAATGAGCGGCAAATGCTGCCCTCTGACCCTGCTTTTTTAGTAGAGCTGGCTCATTACGAATGGGTTGAGCTTGCCTTGGATATCAGCACCGAGCAGCTGCCGGAGATACCGCCCGTACCAAAAGAGGTTTTATCGGTAAATTTGCAGATGTCGCCACTGGCGTGGTCATTGGCATATCAATTTCCGGTTCACAAAATCAGTGCGACATTTCAGCCAGAGACTGCCGACGCCGAACCGACTTTTTTGCTGGTATACCGCAACAGTAAAGACGTGGTTGGCTTCTTGGAAATAAATGCTGCCACCGCGCGGTTATTGGTTTTATTAGAAGAGCAGGGTGGCAACGTCACCGGGGCTTTAAGCCAATTAGCCGCAGACATGGGTGCCACTGTTGGGGCCTTGAAAGGTTTTGCCACTGAGCTGCTACAACAGATGCTGGAATTAGAGATTTTGCTGGTCGCATCTGATTAGCAACAAACGGGGGTACGAAAGTCTATCAACAGCACGATGCTTTCCCTGTATTATAAGTGTTCAAGGTATATGGAGGCGCTGAGGACTGGCTAGATATTAGGCTGGCGAGACAGGCGTATTGAATTCAGGCTAAGGATTTCAGCAATGTCAGTATTGCGAAATGATAAAACAAGATTATTTGGGCTGTCGGGCGGCTTAGCCGTGCTGCTGGCGGCGCTGTTGTCGTCTCCCAGCTTTGCTGATGACGATACGCTTGATCCCCGAGACCCTCTGGAGGGCTTAAATCGTAAAATATTTGCCTTCAACGAGGTTGCCGACCGCTATGTGCTTAAGCCGGTCGCCAGGGGATATAAAACGGTAACCCCCACTCCGGTTGAAACAAGCATCGGCAACTTCTTCAATAATATTGGTGAAGTGCAGAGTTTTGGCAACGATATTCTGCAGGGCAAACCCAGTAATGCCATGGTCGATGCCGGACGGTTTATTATCAATACCACGGTGGGCGTTTTAGGCTTGTTTGATGTGGCTACCCATATTGGTTTGAAACGAGAGCCAGAAGATTTTGGCCAAACCCTTGCCGTTTGGGGGGTAGGCTCTGGTCCGTACCTGATGCTGCCACTGTTTGGCCCCAGCACACTTCGAGATGGGACTGGCACCGCGGTAGACAGCTACACTTCTGCAGAGGGCAATATTGACCCCGAGCGAGCCCGCTACTATATGAAGGTCATTGATGTTGTTGATACCCGGGCTTCGTTGTTGGACTCAGAAGATCTTATCTCTGGAGATCGCTATAGTTTTTTGAAAGATGCTTACTTACAGCGTCGGGAGTATTTGATTAACGATGGCAAAACTGAAGACAGTTTTGGTGGCGAGGACTTCGAGTCATTTGAAGAATTTTAGTGTCCCGGAGGGCATCGTGTCAGCCGACTTTCTCTCTGTAATGTTCCCGCTGTGAATCCTGCACATTTTTGTTGCTTGTGTGCCGATAGGGATACGAGTAAAAAGGCTTGATGAGCATCCCTTTACGGCATCGTTTGCTTTTAGTAGGGCAGGCGATTACCAATTATGCAGATTTACGCAGCTCCCTTGAGTCACTGGGGGTTGAAGTGCTGCTTGTCATTCAGCGCGACGAAGGCTTGTTGAGCTTTCGAGAAGACGATATTGACATGGCCATGATTGATATCGATGCAGCCGATGGCATCGGCTTATTGTCTGATATGGCCGACGATCCCCGAGAATTACCGCTTATTGCCGTTTCCCATCGAGAAAGTGCTGAAGACGTAGTTTCGGCATTGCGCCACGGTGCCACCGATTATCTGATGTTGCCGACCAAAAGCACCAATGTGCTTGCCCATGCCATGGAGCGGGCTATGGAGCGGGCGATTCTCAAGCGCGAGAATCTTGCTTACCGCACCAAACTGGAAAATGCTAACCGCGAGTTACTTGAGAGCCTGACCCACCTGCAGCAAGATCAACAGGCGGGTAAGCACGTTCAGCAGTTGTTATTGCCGGATACCCCAAAAGAAATTGGCGGTTACCGGTTTTGCCACTTTATTCAGCCATCGTTGTATCTCAGTGGTGACTTTGTTGATTATTTCTTAGTCGGCGAAGATCACGCTGTGTTTTTTGTTGCGGATGTGTCTGGGCATGGCGCTAGCTCTGCGTTTGTGACGGTTTTTCTGAAAAATCTCTTTGCCAGTAAACGTAGTGATTTTTTACATAGAGGCTCAACCGCGATTTTGTCACCTGCAAAAATGCTGGCAATTGCCAATCGTGAGTTGATCGACATGGGCATTGGCAAGCATGTCACGATGTGTGTCGGCGCGGTGGATTTGAAATGCCAGCAAATGAGCTACTCAGTGGCTGGTCATTTACCGGCACCGGTGATGGCGGTTGATGGGGTGGCGGCATTTTTGCCCGAGCACGACATGCCAGTGGGTTTGTTTAGCGAAGCAGAATTTAGTGACCATATGATCAGCTTTCCGGAAGGGGCTGTGCTGAGTCTGTTCTCAGATGGTATATTAGAAGTTCTGCAGCAGGAAAATCTGGAGCTGAAAGAGCAGGCCTTATTGGACTTGCTCAAGTCAGGCCAGCGTTCTTCTACAGAGTTGGCGGAGGCCTTTGATTTATTTACACAAAATGAGCCTCCAGATGATATTGCAATACTCGTCGTCAGCAGGTTATAGGCTAATGCAGCCGGGAAAAATTTTAGTCGCCGAGCAGGATGGTGCATTTGTCATCAAACTGGTCGGCGATGTTCGTTTAACGCTATGCACAACCATGGATGAGTTCTTTGACGAGATGTTAGCCGTCAAGGGCTTTGCCAGTGTGGTTGTGGATCTTGCAGATGCTGTCAATATCGATAGTACCACCTTGGGTTTGCTCGCCAAATTAGCGATTAAAGCAAAACAGCGGTTTCATTATATTCCTCTCGTTCTTTCTACTAACCCTGATATTACCCGGGTGCTGGAGAGTATGAGCTTTGACCGGGTGTTTCGTATTCGAGAGGTGCCCTTGATCAGTGACGAAGATCTGGGCGAGTTACCGGTGCTCCCCGACAGTGAAGAGGGTGTGAAGCGCAGGGTGCTGGAAGCCCATCGAGTGTTGATGGGCATGAGCGAAAGCAATCGCGCCAAGTTTCGGGAATTGGTGACCTTGCTCGAAGGCCAGTGTTATTGAGTTAATTTGAATGAGCGAATGAGGCATCGCTTAGCATTTAAGCCAATGCCTCACGCTTGTATCGGTAACGGCGCTCGCTCGTTACTCCATATTCTCCAGTTTTTCAGTCGTTATCAATTTAGCCCGAATAAACTCCCGGTGGGGGAGATAAATCAAGTCTGAAATTTTGCGGATTAAGTGCTCTTCGTATTTATCGATCCGGCCATCCTCTGCGGCCACTTCCCACAGGGATAACACCAGCTGATATTTTTCCTGATTGTCGCAATTGTCGTTGATATAACGTGTAAAGGGATACAGTGAGGTACTGTCTTGCGTGGTGTCTTGTGCCTGGGCGACGGCTTTTTCGACCTCGCTTTCAGATACTGAAAAGTGCCGTACCAATAAACCGCGAATTTTGTCTACTTCAGCCGGGTCTTGCTCGTAGTCCGATTTACTGACTTCCACTAGCAATGCCGCGGCAGCCATTTCCATGGTCATCGACAGGCTGTCGTCTTCTGTATCGGAGGCAAAGAATTTTTTTAAGTGCTCAAACATTATTTGTCCCAATTTTTTAGCATGGCTTCTAATTTAATTTGATCTGCGGCAAAGGCGCGAATGCCCTCTGCTAATTTTTCAGTTGCCATGGCGTCTTCGTTCATTGCCCAGCGAAAGCTGGATTCGCTTAATACCAGTCGCGGCACGGCTTTAATATCCATTTCTGGAGATAGGCGGCGGGGCAAATCACCGCTGGCGTTCTCAAGCTCTTCCAGTAATGCCGGGCTGATGGTTAAGCGGTCGCAACCGGCTAGGGCTTGAATTTCGCCAGTGTTGCGAAAGCTGGCACCCATCACAATAGTCTTGTATCCGTGCTGCTTATAATAGCTGTAGATGCTGCTAACGGAGATTACACCGGGGTCTTGTTCTGCTGTGTCGGGTGTATTGCCATGGGCAACATGCCAATCCAGAATGCGGCCCACAAAAGGCGATATCAATGAAGCGCCAGCTTCAGCGCAGGCGGCAGCCTGAGTCAGACTGAAAAGCAGGGTCAGATTACATTCGATCCCTTCATTTTCCAAAATTTCAGCGGCCCGAATACCTTCCCAGGTCGAGGCAATTTTGATGAACAGCCGAGATTTATCCACGCCTTGCTTCTTATACAGTTCAATCACTTGACGGGCTTCTTCTACCGTTGCGTCGGTATTAAAAGACAGTCGAGCGTCGACTTCTGTAGAAACCTTACCGGGAACCAACTGGGTAATTTCTTTGCCAATGCGCACGGCAAAGGCCATCACCGCCGATTTCAATGCGGCCTCGCTACGGTCTTCACCCAAACTGGCGACAACCTCGTTAATCATGTCTTGATACTGGGGCAGTTGCGCGGCTTTAAGAAGTAATGAGGGATTGGTGGTGGCGTCTTGAGGGGTAAAACGGCGGATGGCTTCAATGTCACCCGTGTCCGCGACCACGTCAGTCATATTTTTAAGCTGTTCCAGTTTACTCGTCATTCGATACCATCCTGTATTCCTGTTGGTCTTCTACGGCTTTGCTCACTATGGCCATGGCTTGGCGCAGTACGTCACTATTCGCGCCGGGTAAGTGGGCATGTTGACTCAAGTGGCGCCGAAATAATTTAGCGCCAGTCTGGCCGTTAAAGATTCCCAATATGTGTCGGGTAATGTGGTTTAAGCGCACATTGCCGCTATTTAGTTGCGAGTCGATATAAGGTAGCAGCGCTTCTAATACCGCGAAGCGAGTGGGGGTGGGCGATGTTTCACCGTAAAAACGCTGATCTACCTCGGTGAGGAGATACGGATTTTGATAGGCACTGCGTCCCATCATGATGCCATCCACATATGACAAATGCGAGGCGCCACTGCTGAGATTGTCAATGCCGCCATTAATGATGACCTCTAATTCGGGAAAGTCTCGCTTTAGCTGATACACAAAGTCGTAGTTTAGAGGTGGTATTTCTCGGTTTTCTTTGGGGCTAAGCCCTTGTAGCCACGCTTTGCGTGCATGCACAATAACCGCGTCGGCTCCCGCGTCGGCAACCGCGCCGACAAAATCGATTAACGGTCCATAGCCTTCTTGCTCGTCGATACCAATTCGGTGTTTGACAGTAATCGGGAGTGAGCAGGCATCTTTCATTGCCGAGACACATGCTGCAACCCGCTGGGGCTCGGCCATTAAACAGGCACCAAAGGCGCCGTTTTGGACCCGGTCCGAGGGGCAGCCACAGTTGAGATTGACCTCATCGTACTGCCATTGCTCAGCAAGTTTGGCGGAGCGCGCCAAAGCATCAGGGTCGCTTCCACCAAGTTGCAAGGCAACAGGGTGCTCAACATCACTAAATTGCAAATGCCGCTCGACATCACCGTGGAGCAGGGCGCCAGTGGTGATCATCTCGGTATACAGCACGGCCCGCTTGCTGAGCAGGCGCCAGAACACGCGACAATGCCTATCACTCCAGTCCAACATCGGAGCGACGCAGAAGCGGCGGTCCAGCCCTTGGATCGGGATGTGTAGAGAATTACTTGGGGTTTTCTGCATGAGTAGATGAATCTGCCAACGGGCTACGTATAATACGCGGCTTAATGCTTGCCGGAGCAATTGCCGGCGCCAAACCCTGTATTCTATTGAAATGGAAGCAAACTCTCCATGACTGTTCGTACTCGCATTGCGCCGTCACCCACCGGCGACCCCCACGTAGGCACCGCGTATATCGCGCTTTTTAATTACTGCTTTGCCAAAAGTCAGGGCGGTGAGTTTCTGTTACGGATTGAAGATACCGATCAGCAGCGCAGTACGGCGGCCTCTGAAAAAGCCATCTTGGATTCTTTGCGGTGGTTGGGTTTAGATTGGGATGAAGGTCCAGATGTCGGCGGACCGTCGGGACCGTATCGTCAAAGCGAGCGCAGTGACATTTACCAGCAACATTGCCAGCAGCTTATCGATCAAGGCAAAGCCTTTCGCTGCTACCGTACGGCAGAAGAGCTAAATACTTTGCGGGAGTCTCGTCGGGAGGCGGGTTTGCATACGGCTTTAAAAGCCAGCGATTTGCGCCTATCTGAAGAAGAGGTGCAGGCTAGGGAAGCAGCAGGCGCGGCCTATGTTATTCGGATGGTGGTGCCGGAAGAGGATGGCCGTTGTGAAATCGACGACATGTTGCGGGGCAAAATAGAGCTGGAGTGGTCCCAGGTTGACGCACAGATTTTGTTGAAATCCGATGGTTTGCCTACCTACCACCTGGCCAATGTGGTGGATGATCACCTGATGGGGATCACCCATGTGCTGCGAGGAGAGGAGTGGATTAACTCTGCGCCCAAGCACAAGTTACTCTATGAATACTTTGGCTGGGAGATGCCTCAACTTTGCCATTTACCGCTGCTGCGGAACCCGGATAAGAGCAAATTAAGCAAGCGCAAAAATCCCACCAGTATTCTGTACTACCAGCGTATGGGCTTTATGCCGGAAGCCTTGTTGAATTACTTGGGGCGTATGGGCTGGTCCATGCCCGACGAAAGCGAAAAATTTAATTTGGCGACCATGCTCGAAAATTTTGACGTATCTCGGGTCAGTTTGGGCGGGCCAATCTTTGATGTAGAAAAACTGCGTTGGCTCAATGGGCTCTGGTTACGTGAAGATCTGGATCAAGAGCAGCTGGCTCAGCGCTTGATGGAGTGGGCGCTAAACAAAGAAACCCTGGCCAAAATTTTGCCCCATGCCCAATCACGGATAGAAGTCTTTAGCGATTTGGCACCTTTGGCTGCTTTCTTTTTGTCAGGCATGCTGCCGATTTCGCCGGAAAGCTTCAGTGCTTGTAATTTAGATGAAGAAGAGCTGGTGTCGGTGCTGCAAGCGGCGGCATGGCGGCTGGAAGCCGAGCAAGATTGGCAGCGGGATACGCTTTTTGCAGCGATTAAGTCCTTGGCCGACGGCATGGAAATAAAGCTAAAGGATTTTATGCCGCCGCTATTTATTGCCATTGCCGGTACCACCGCGTCCATCTCGGTAGTGGATTCTATGGAGGTGCTGGGCCCAGAAATGAGCCGGGCAAGATTGCGTTATGCCGTAGATGTCTTGGGCGGGCTTGGTAAGAAACGGCTTAAAAAGTTGGAGAAACGCTACCAACAAGCTTTACAGAATAGTGCTGGTTAACAATCGTCATTTTCGGTTTTTGATTTAAGCTTACTGTTTTTACAGACAATTTGTTGACAAGCTCAGAGGTGATCATTAATATGCGCAGCCTCTGCTTTGGGGCTATAGCTCAGCTGGGAGAGCGCTTGCATGGCATGCAAGAGGTCCGCGGTTCGATCCCGCGTAGCTCCACCAAAGTTTTAAAAAGCCGCCTATTTTTAGGCGGCTTTTTTGCGTCTGATCCACCAGAATCTGGTCGCTGCATTTTCCATCAAAACAAAGCCGCGTTGTTTTCATAGGGTAAGCCGTGTGCATCAGCGACGGCTTGGCAATAAACCTTTCCTTGCGCAATATTTAACCCATCTCGAAAGTACTTATCATTCTGTAAGGCTTGCTGCCAACCTTTGTCTGCCAACGTCAGGACGTAGGGCAGTGTGGCGTTGTTAAGGGCGAGTGTGGCAGTGCGAGCAACAGCGCCGGGAATGTTGGCGACGCAGTAATGAACAATGCCATCAACAATATAACGGGGGGCGTCATGGCTTGTGGGGCGGGATGTTTCAAAACAGCCGCCTTGATCAATGGCAACATCGACTAACACGGCACCACGTTGCATTTTTTTGACCAGATCGGCGCTGACAAGTTTGGGGGCGGCGGCGCCAGGAATGAGAACCGCGCCAATGACTAAGTCGGCATGGATGACTTGCTGCTCAATAGCATCGGTTGTGGAGTAAAGGGTTTTCAGGCGACCTTGAAACTGTTCATCTAAGATTTTAAGGCGGGATACAGAGCGATCAATTACGGTGACATCTGCCCCAAGTCCCAGCGCCATCGCAGCGGCATTGATGCCGACTACGCCGCCACCAATAATGCAGACTTTCGCCGGTAATACACCGGGAACGCCGCCAAGCAGTTGTCCCCGTCCGCCGTTAATCATTTCTAATGATGTTGCGCCAGCTTGCACGGCGAGCCGACCCGCCACCTCTGACATCGGGGCCAGCAGGGGTAAGCTGCCGTTGGGGGCAGTGACGGTTTCGTAGGCGATCGCGATGGCGCCGGATTGCAATAACAGTTCAGTTTGCTGCAGGTCGGGTGCAAGGTGCAGATACGCAAATACAATTTGATCTTTTTGAAGCAGCTTACATTCTTCGGGTTGGGGTTCTTTGACCTTCACAATCAGTTCGGCATTGCGGTATAGCGTTTCGGTATTGTCGATGATGGTTGCGCCAGCGTCGATATAGGCTTTATCGGCAAAACCAATTGCGGCACCGGCACCGGTTTCTACGGTGATACTGTGGCCGTGCTTGCTTAACTCGCGAACGGAGGTGGGGCTTAGGCCGACCCGGTATTCTTGCGCTTTAATTTCTTTTGGGACAGCGATTTTCATTCGGCGCTCCTACAATGATTCCAAGACAGCTGTTTTCAAAATAGCTACGGCGTAAAGTCGCAAAGTGGGTGGGACTTACATATCAGTCTAGCCGATGCTTTGGTAAACGTTGTTAGTCAATATTCTTAGTCGTCATAGTTCAGCATTGATTCAGTCTTTTCGGCAGATACTTCCATTAATCTTTGGAGGACATGCTATGAAAAAATCATTAATGGGGCTGGCGGTTGCCGTGGCGGTTATGCCTTTTTATGCCCAGGCTAATGACTATGGTCGCAGTGCTTATAATGCGACCCCGACCATGTATTTGTTTGGTGGCGTAGGGGCTGCCGATTACGATTTGGCCAGCGAAGATGTGCGCTTTAGTTTTGGCGATGGTTCTCTTAATCGCATTGAGGAAGACAATCAGTCGGTCAGTTGGCGGTTCGGCGTGGGGTACCGTATTGCCGATGTGTTGTCTTTTGAGTTTGGCTATGTGAACTTGGGTGAATTTGCCGCCAGTGCCCAGTCAGACGGCTCTAGGGTGGCCACCAATGGCTACGCGCCGGGGCGAGTGGATATTGATGGCGAAAGCAGTGGGGTATTTTTAGGTTTAAATGCGCATACCCCAGATGAAGAGCCCGTTGGCTTGTATTTACGCGGTGGAATTTATAGCTGGGAAGTGGATGGCCGAGTAAAAGATAGCAGCCGGAGCGGTCGGTTTTTAGTTGACGGTGTCGATCCCTTTATCGGCGGCGGATTGCGTTTTGCTATTGATCGTAATATTCAAATTCAGGTCGGTTACGACTATTACTTTATTGACGACGATGAGGCACTGGATACCGCAGTAGGCGTGTTAGGGGCTGACTTGGTGTTTTATTTCTAAGCTGATCTATCGCAAGGGTATTCTCAGCCGCTATTGACCGTGAATCGCCCAACATTGTGCACTGATGCCATAGGCTTGTTTAGCGTAATTTAGTGATAATACGGCAGCGAATACGCCGCCGCCGCAGAATTCTTATTGCCCGGCGAGTATAGTGGGGAATCGGATGAGGCCGGAGGCACAATGAGCAACATAGAAATCACTCTTAATGGCGAAGCTCGCCAGCTATCGGTAGAGGATGGCACGCCACTGTTGTGGGTGCTGAGGGAACAACTGGCCATGATGGGCACCAAGTTCGGTTGCGGTGTGGGGCTATGCGGCGCTTGCACTGTACACCTTGATGGCAACCCTGTTCGTAGCTGCAGTTATCCGGCCCAACTTGCCAATGGCCGGAAGGTCACCACCATTGAAGGCCTGGCGCCCTCTGACGAAGAATTGCATCCCGTGCAGCAAGCCTGGCTTGAAATGAACACGCCCCAGTGCGGTTACTGCCAATCGGGCCAAATTATGTCCGCGGCGGCATTGTTGGCCAACAACAACTCACCCGATGACAGTGAAATCGATGCGGCCATGTCGGGCAACCTCTGCCGTTGTGGCACTTATCCACGCATTCGTAAAGCCATACATCGAGCGGCGGCGTTAATCGCTACTGATCAGGCTGATGCTCCTGCCGAGGAGTCCCAAGCATGATGCAG
The DNA window shown above is from Spongiibacter sp. IMCC21906 and carries:
- a CDS encoding DUF692 domain-containing protein, producing MVKSAPNMISGNTALAGLGLRRGLLEDFKNIELGDIDFFEVAPENWLNMGGRFGRAFRECAERFPVYLHGLSLNIGGFAPLDTQLINQIRGFMDEFDCTLYSEHLTYCADEGHLYDLMPIPFTEEAVKHVAARVRQTQDILGRRILLENASYYAAPGQQMSESEFICAVAAEADCDLLLDVNNIYVNSINHCYDPYAFLAALPAQRIRYIHIAGHYHEAEDLRIDTHGADVIDPVWSLLDAAYDKAGALPTLLERDFNFPPMARLLEEVAQIRRAQARVQAVLTEQGG
- a CDS encoding DUF2063 domain-containing protein, with product MPSELVQLQKKLSDYVRNPEANPGPENIEVRRLQIYQDLFFNTVEGFVSTAFPVTRTLYDDAAWRGIIRDFMCCHYCKSPFFVKLAEEFIDYLSNERQMLPSDPAFLVELAHYEWVELALDISTEQLPEIPPVPKEVLSVNLQMSPLAWSLAYQFPVHKISATFQPETADAEPTFLLVYRNSKDVVGFLEINAATARLLVLLEEQGGNVTGALSQLAADMGATVGALKGFATELLQQMLELEILLVASD
- a CDS encoding VacJ family lipoprotein yields the protein MSVLRNDKTRLFGLSGGLAVLLAALLSSPSFADDDTLDPRDPLEGLNRKIFAFNEVADRYVLKPVARGYKTVTPTPVETSIGNFFNNIGEVQSFGNDILQGKPSNAMVDAGRFIINTTVGVLGLFDVATHIGLKREPEDFGQTLAVWGVGSGPYLMLPLFGPSTLRDGTGTAVDSYTSAEGNIDPERARYYMKVIDVVDTRASLLDSEDLISGDRYSFLKDAYLQRREYLINDGKTEDSFGGEDFESFEEF
- a CDS encoding PP2C family protein-serine/threonine phosphatase: MSIPLRHRLLLVGQAITNYADLRSSLESLGVEVLLVIQRDEGLLSFREDDIDMAMIDIDAADGIGLLSDMADDPRELPLIAVSHRESAEDVVSALRHGATDYLMLPTKSTNVLAHAMERAMERAILKRENLAYRTKLENANRELLESLTHLQQDQQAGKHVQQLLLPDTPKEIGGYRFCHFIQPSLYLSGDFVDYFLVGEDHAVFFVADVSGHGASSAFVTVFLKNLFASKRSDFLHRGSTAILSPAKMLAIANRELIDMGIGKHVTMCVGAVDLKCQQMSYSVAGHLPAPVMAVDGVAAFLPEHDMPVGLFSEAEFSDHMISFPEGAVLSLFSDGILEVLQQENLELKEQALLDLLKSGQRSSTELAEAFDLFTQNEPPDDIAILVVSRL
- a CDS encoding STAS domain-containing protein codes for the protein MQPGKILVAEQDGAFVIKLVGDVRLTLCTTMDEFFDEMLAVKGFASVVVDLADAVNIDSTTLGLLAKLAIKAKQRFHYIPLVLSTNPDITRVLESMSFDRVFRIREVPLISDEDLGELPVLPDSEEGVKRRVLEAHRVLMGMSESNRAKFRELVTLLEGQCY
- a CDS encoding TerB family tellurite resistance protein, with amino-acid sequence MFEHLKKFFASDTEDDSLSMTMEMAAAALLVEVSKSDYEQDPAEVDKIRGLLVRHFSVSESEVEKAVAQAQDTTQDSTSLYPFTRYINDNCDNQEKYQLVLSLWEVAAEDGRIDKYEEHLIRKISDLIYLPHREFIRAKLITTEKLENME
- the tal gene encoding transaldolase, with product MTSKLEQLKNMTDVVADTGDIEAIRRFTPQDATTNPSLLLKAAQLPQYQDMINEVVASLGEDRSEAALKSAVMAFAVRIGKEITQLVPGKVSTEVDARLSFNTDATVEEARQVIELYKKQGVDKSRLFIKIASTWEGIRAAEILENEGIECNLTLLFSLTQAAACAEAGASLISPFVGRILDWHVAHGNTPDTAEQDPGVISVSSIYSYYKQHGYKTIVMGASFRNTGEIQALAGCDRLTISPALLEELENASGDLPRRLSPEMDIKAVPRLVLSESSFRWAMNEDAMATEKLAEGIRAFAADQIKLEAMLKNWDK
- the dusA gene encoding tRNA dihydrouridine(20/20a) synthase DusA, yielding MQKTPSNSLHIPIQGLDRRFCVAPMLDWSDRHCRVFWRLLSKRAVLYTEMITTGALLHGDVERHLQFSDVEHPVALQLGGSDPDALARSAKLAEQWQYDEVNLNCGCPSDRVQNGAFGACLMAEPQRVAACVSAMKDACSLPITVKHRIGIDEQEGYGPLIDFVGAVADAGADAVIVHARKAWLQGLSPKENREIPPLNYDFVYQLKRDFPELEVIINGGIDNLSSGASHLSYVDGIMMGRSAYQNPYLLTEVDQRFYGETSPTPTRFAVLEALLPYIDSQLNSGNVRLNHITRHILGIFNGQTGAKLFRRHLSQHAHLPGANSDVLRQAMAIVSKAVEDQQEYRMVSNDE